The following are encoded in a window of Pan troglodytes isolate AG18354 chromosome 4, NHGRI_mPanTro3-v2.0_pri, whole genome shotgun sequence genomic DNA:
- the PLK2 gene encoding serine/threonine-protein kinase PLK2, which yields MELLRTITYQPAASTKMCEQALGKGCGADSKKKRPPQPPEESQPPQSQAQVPPAAPHHHHHHSHSGPEISRIIVDPTTGKRYCRGKVLGKGGFAKCYEMTDLTNNKVYAAKIIPHSRVAKPHQREKIDKEIELHRILHHKHVVQFYHYFEDKENIYILLEYCSRRSMAHILKARKVLTEPEVRYYLRQIVSGLKYLHEQEILHRDLKLGNFFINEAMELKVGDFGLAARLEPLEHRRRTICGTPNYLSPEVLNKQGHGCESDIWALGCVMYTMLLGRPPFETTNLKETYRCIREARYTMPSSLLAPAKHLIASMLSKNPEDRPSLDDIIRHDFFLQGFTPDRLSSSCCHTVPDFHLSSPAKNFFKKAAAALFGGKKDKARYIDTHNRVSKEDEDIYKLRHDLKKTSITQQPSKHRTDEELQPPTTTVARSGTPAVENKQQIGDAIRMIVRGTLGSCSSSSECLEDSTMGSVADTVARVLRGCLENMPEADCIPKEQLSTSFQWVTKWVDYSNKYGFGYQLSDHTVGVLFNNGAHMSLLPDKKTVHYYAELGQCSVFPATDAPEQFISQVTVLKYFSHYMEENLMDGGDLPSVTDIRRPRLYLLQWLKSDKALMMLFNDGTFQVNFYHDHTKIIICSQNEEYLLTYINEDRISTTFRLTTLLMSGCSSELKNRMEYALNMLLQRCN from the exons ATGGAGCTTTTGCGGACTATCACCTACCAGCCAGCCGCCAGCACCAAAATGTGCGAGCAGGCGCTGGGCAAGGGTTGCGGAGCGGACTCGAAGAAGAAGCGGCCGCCGCAGCCCCCCGAGGAATCGCAGCCACCTCAGTCCCAGGCGCAAGTGCCACCGGCGGCccctcaccaccatcaccaccattcgcACTCGGGGCCAGAGATCTCGCGGATTATCGTCGACCCCACGACGGGGAAGCGCTACTGCCGGGGCAAAGTGCTGGGAAAG GGTGGCTTTGCAAAATGTTACGAGATGACAGATTTGACAAATAACAAAGTCTACGCCGCAAAAATTATTCCTCACAGCAGAGTAGCTAAACCTCATCAAAGGGAAAAG ATTGACAAAGAAATAGAGCTTCACAGAATTCTTCATCATAAGCATGTAGTGCAGTTTTACCACTACTTCGAggacaaagaaaacatttacattcTCTTGGAATACTGCAGTAGAAGG TCAATGGCTCATATTTTGAAAGCAAGAAAGGTGTTGACAGAGCCAGAAGTTCGATACTACCTCAGGCAGATTGTGTCTGGACTGAAATACCTTCATGAACAAGAAATCTTGCACAGAGATCTCAAACTAG GGAACTTTTTTATTAATGAAGCCATGGAACTAAAAGTTGGGGACTTCGGTCTGGCAGCCAGGCTAGAACCCTTGGAACACAGAAGGAG AACGATATGTGGTACCCCAAATTATCTCTCTCCTGAAGTCCTCAACAAACAAGGACATGGCTGTGAATCAGACATTTGGGCCCTGGGCTGTGTAAT GTATACAATGTTACTAGGGAGGCCCCCATTTGAAACTACAAATCTCAAAGAAACTTATAGGTGCATAAGGGAAGCAAGGTATACAATGCCGTCCTCATTGCTGGCTCCTGCCAAGCACTTAATTGCTAGTATGTTGTCCAAAAACCCAGAGGATCGTCCCAGTTTGGATGACATCATTCGACATGACTTTTTTTTGCAG GGCTTCACTCCGGACAGACTGTCTTCTAGCTGTTGTCATACAGTTCCAGATTTCCACTTATCAAGCCCAGCTAAGAATTTCTTTAAGAAAGCAGCTGCTGCTCTTTTTGGTGGCAAAAAAGACAAAGCAAGATATATTGACACACATA ATAGAGTGTCTAAAGAAGATGAAGACATCTACAAGCTTAGGCATGATTTGAAAAAGACTTCAATAACTCAGCAACCCAGCAAACACAGGACAGATGAG GAGCTCCAGCCACCTACCACCACAGTTGCCAGGTCTGGAACACCCGCAGTAGAAAACAAGCAGCAGATTGGGGATGCTATTCGGATGATAGTCAGAGGGACTCTTGGCAGCTGTAGCAGCAGCAGTGAAT GCCTTGAAGACAGTACTATGGGAAGTGTTGCAGACACAGTGGCAAGGGTTCTTCGGGGATGTCTGGAAAACATGCCGGAAGCTGATTGCATTCCCAAAGAGCAGCTGAGCACATCATTTCAGTGGGTCACCAAATGGGTTGATTACTCTAACAAATATGGCTTCGGGTACCAGCTCTCAGACCACACCGTCGGTGTCCTTTTCAACAATGGTGCTCACATGAGCCTCCTTCCAGACAAAAA AACAGTTCACTATTACGCAGAGCTTGGCCAAtgctcagttttcccagcaacagaTGCTCCTGAGCAATTTATTAGTCAAGTGACGGTGCTGAAATACTTTTCTCATTACATGGAGGAGAACCTCATGGAT GGTGGAGATCTGCCTAGTGTTACTGATATTCGAAGACCTCGGCTCTACCTCCTTCAGTGGCTAAAATCTGATAAGGCCCTAATGATGCTCTTTAATGATGGCACCTTTCAG gtgaATTTCTACCATGATCATACAAAAATAATCATCTGTAGCCAAAATGAAGAATACCTTCTCACCTACATCAATGAGGATAGGATATCTACAACTTTCAGGCTGACAACTCTGCTGATGTCTGGCTGTTCATCAGAATTAAAAAATCGAATGGAATATGCCCTGAACATGCTCTTACAAAGATGTAACTGA